The Candidatus Binatus sp. genome includes a region encoding these proteins:
- the tpiA gene encoding triose-phosphate isomerase: MRKKLLAANWKMNLVPTEARALIAGLRAEIDRDSAALAGDREVMIAPPSIMIPAVAQALAGSSIMLGAQNMHFDDKGAFTGEISPPMLKSYGVTHVILGHSEHRHVFGESDELINKKVLAALKHRIIPILCVGETHEEHDAGRALEVVLRQLERGLEGVSHEAIGGMMLAYEPVWAIGSGRTATPAQAESIHGALRGVILERYDRQRADLVRILYGGSVTADNVDSLISKPDIDGALVGGASLKADSFARIVKARTH, translated from the coding sequence GTGCGAAAAAAATTACTCGCGGCCAACTGGAAAATGAACCTCGTGCCGACCGAGGCGCGCGCACTGATCGCAGGGCTCCGCGCGGAAATCGATCGCGATTCCGCCGCGCTCGCGGGCGACCGCGAGGTAATGATCGCGCCGCCCTCGATCATGATTCCCGCCGTCGCGCAGGCACTCGCCGGCTCCTCGATCATGCTCGGCGCGCAGAACATGCACTTCGACGACAAGGGCGCGTTCACCGGCGAAATCTCACCCCCGATGCTCAAATCGTACGGCGTCACGCACGTGATTCTTGGCCACTCGGAACACCGCCACGTCTTCGGCGAATCCGACGAATTGATCAACAAGAAAGTTCTCGCCGCGCTGAAGCATCGCATCATCCCGATCCTCTGCGTCGGCGAGACGCATGAGGAACACGATGCTGGCCGCGCGCTCGAAGTCGTGCTCCGCCAGCTCGAGCGCGGACTCGAAGGCGTCAGCCACGAGGCGATCGGCGGCATGATGCTCGCCTACGAGCCGGTCTGGGCGATCGGCAGCGGACGCACCGCGACACCCGCGCAGGCCGAATCGATTCACGGCGCGCTCCGCGGCGTAATCCTCGAGCGCTACGATCGCCAGCGCGCGGACCTGGTCCGCATCCTTTACGGCGGCAGCGTGACCGCGGATAATGTTGACTCGCTAATCTCCAAACCCGATATTGACGGGGCTCTGGTCGGCGGGGCAAGCTTGAAGGCTGACTCGTTCGCGCGCATCGTAAAGGCGCGGACTCACTGA
- a CDS encoding efflux RND transporter periplasmic adaptor subunit gives MKLPSLKISAWIAVAAIIAIAGFYFYGGSSSATKTVSAKVTRGAIVRSVSATGTVNPVVTVQVGSYVSGPISAIYADFNSPVKQGQLIAKIDPRQFQVKVNAAKAALANAKAQLGKDSADMVYRKVTYERDAALLEEGVISKDAVDSAKSTYEQVQAQLALDRANIQQQQANLEDAEVSLNYTNIISPVDGTVVSRNVDVGQTVAASFQTPTLFLIAKDLTKMQVDSNVSESDIGDVRQGLRADFKVDAFPDRMFEGVVGQVRQAPITVQNVVTYDVVVNVENPELLLKPGMTANVTLVTARRDNVVRIPMEALRFAPRGSPIREGNAVDGAAGRGHARVWIPDGRSIKPVSITIGLSDGSFVEMLEGPLREGDLVVTDQIKTGPKSTGNTSPFVSGPRMR, from the coding sequence ATGAAGCTTCCTTCTCTGAAAATCTCCGCATGGATCGCGGTCGCGGCGATAATCGCGATCGCGGGATTCTATTTCTATGGCGGCAGTTCGTCGGCGACCAAAACCGTCTCCGCCAAGGTCACGCGCGGAGCGATCGTCCGCTCGGTGAGCGCGACGGGCACGGTGAATCCGGTGGTCACCGTGCAAGTCGGCAGCTATGTCTCGGGACCTATCTCGGCGATTTACGCTGACTTCAATTCGCCGGTCAAACAGGGGCAACTGATCGCGAAAATCGATCCGCGCCAGTTCCAGGTAAAAGTGAACGCGGCGAAAGCAGCGCTCGCCAATGCCAAGGCTCAGCTCGGCAAAGATTCCGCCGACATGGTTTACAGGAAGGTGACCTACGAGCGCGATGCGGCGCTACTCGAGGAAGGCGTGATCTCGAAGGACGCAGTCGATTCGGCGAAAAGCACTTACGAACAGGTGCAAGCGCAGCTTGCACTCGATCGCGCGAACATCCAGCAGCAACAGGCGAATCTCGAGGATGCCGAAGTAAGCCTCAATTACACGAATATTATCTCGCCGGTGGACGGCACGGTCGTCTCGCGCAACGTCGATGTCGGCCAGACGGTCGCGGCCAGCTTTCAGACGCCGACGCTGTTCCTGATCGCGAAGGATCTGACCAAGATGCAGGTCGATTCGAACGTCAGCGAATCTGATATCGGCGACGTGCGGCAGGGGCTGCGCGCCGATTTCAAAGTCGATGCGTTTCCGGATCGCATGTTCGAAGGCGTGGTGGGCCAGGTGCGCCAGGCGCCGATCACCGTGCAGAACGTGGTGACTTACGACGTCGTGGTGAATGTCGAAAATCCGGAACTGCTGCTGAAGCCCGGCATGACCGCCAACGTCACGCTGGTGACTGCGCGCCGCGACAACGTGGTGCGAATCCCGATGGAGGCGCTCAGGTTCGCGCCGCGCGGCTCGCCGATTCGCGAGGGCAACGCCGTCGACGGCGCCGCCGGACGCGGTCATGCGCGCGTCTGGATTCCCGACGGGCGCTCGATCAAGCCGGTATCGATCACGATCGGGCTGAGCGATGGCAGCTTCGTCGAGATGCTCGAGGGGCCGCTGCGCGAAGGCGATCTGGTGGTGACAGATCAAATCAAGACGGGTCCGAAATCGACGGGCAACACTTCGCCATTCGTGTCGGGACCGCGGATGCGCTGA
- the gap gene encoding type I glyceraldehyde-3-phosphate dehydrogenase — protein sequence MAIKVGINGFGRIGRMFLRAALTKSDLEVVAVNDITDAATLAHLLKYDSIHGPLKHEVKVEGGAIMLDGKALQVLAERDPAKLPWAKLGVQVVVESTGLFTARDKAAMHLSAGAKKVVISAPADGADVTLCLGVNQDAFDPKKHDVISNASCTTNCLAPVAMVLHKEFGIVHGLMTTIHSYTSDQSLQDGPHRDLRRARAAALSMVPTSTGAAKAIGLVLPALKGKLDGFAIRVPTPNVSVVDLTATVEKDADEKSINAAMKAAAEGPLKNILAYSEAPLVSIDLNGNPHSSIFDAPLTKVIGKRMVKIFSWYDNEWGYSNRLADVTAFVADRL from the coding sequence GTGGCGATAAAAGTTGGGATTAACGGTTTCGGCCGGATTGGCAGGATGTTCTTGCGCGCCGCGCTCACCAAGAGCGATCTCGAGGTCGTCGCCGTCAATGACATCACCGACGCGGCCACCCTTGCGCATCTGCTCAAGTACGATTCGATCCACGGCCCGCTCAAACACGAGGTGAAGGTCGAGGGCGGGGCGATCATGCTCGACGGCAAGGCGCTGCAAGTGCTCGCCGAGCGCGATCCCGCCAAGCTGCCGTGGGCCAAACTGGGGGTGCAGGTCGTCGTCGAATCGACCGGACTCTTCACTGCGCGCGACAAGGCCGCGATGCATCTCAGCGCCGGCGCGAAGAAGGTCGTCATCAGCGCGCCCGCCGACGGCGCCGACGTCACGCTCTGCCTCGGCGTCAATCAGGACGCGTTCGATCCGAAGAAGCACGACGTGATTTCGAACGCCTCGTGCACCACTAATTGCCTCGCGCCGGTTGCGATGGTCCTGCACAAGGAGTTCGGTATCGTGCACGGACTCATGACGACGATTCACAGCTACACCTCGGACCAGAGCCTGCAGGACGGTCCGCACAGGGATCTTCGGCGCGCGCGCGCGGCGGCGCTCTCGATGGTTCCAACCTCCACCGGCGCCGCCAAGGCAATCGGCCTCGTGCTGCCGGCGCTCAAGGGCAAGCTCGACGGCTTCGCCATTCGCGTGCCGACGCCCAACGTATCGGTGGTCGATCTCACCGCTACCGTTGAAAAGGACGCCGACGAAAAATCGATCAACGCCGCGATGAAGGCCGCCGCCGAAGGTCCGCTCAAAAATATCCTGGCGTATAGCGAGGCGCCGCTCGTCTCGATCGACTTGAACGGCAATCCTCATTCGTCGATTTTCGATGCGCCGCTGACCAAGGTGATCGGCAAGCGGATGGTGAAAATTTTCTCGTGGTACGACAACGAATGGGGCTATTCGAATCGGCTTGCCGACGTGACCGCATTCGTCGCCGACCGGCTGTAA
- the secG gene encoding preprotein translocase subunit SecG, giving the protein MVTVVITIHVIVCFALCITILLQHGKGADIGAVFGGSSQTVFGAGGAGNALTKATWSLAAIFFATSIFLALSSARRVTGSIFDRPFSSAPSSSVMPPAKAPSKAAPLSAAPANQAAPAQNPASGNTPATRK; this is encoded by the coding sequence ATGGTTACAGTCGTCATCACGATTCACGTGATCGTATGCTTCGCGTTATGCATCACGATTCTGCTGCAGCACGGCAAGGGCGCGGATATCGGCGCGGTGTTCGGCGGCTCGAGCCAGACCGTGTTCGGCGCGGGCGGCGCCGGCAATGCGCTGACCAAGGCGACCTGGTCGCTCGCCGCGATTTTTTTCGCGACCTCGATTTTTCTCGCGCTCTCGTCGGCGCGCCGCGTGACCGGCAGCATTTTCGATCGCCCGTTCTCGTCGGCGCCGTCATCGAGCGTGATGCCCCCGGCGAAGGCGCCGTCCAAAGCGGCGCCGCTCAGCGCAGCGCCCGCGAATCAAGCTGCGCCGGCGCAGAATCCGGCCAGCGGCAATACGCCGGCGACGAGAAAGTAG
- a CDS encoding CaiB/BaiF CoA-transferase family protein, producing the protein MAEQPPLDGIKVVDLTRYLAGPFCTQILGDYGAEVLKIEPVENARGELGDSDKDSYFFLSTNRSKKSVCIDFKKPAGGELLMRLIDGADVLVDNFRPGVMAAIGLDYDTLAPRNPRIITCSISGFGSTGPLRDFPGFDQIAQGMSGLMSVTGTAESGPTRVGIAICDLLGGIFSAQGILLALEARHRTGRGQPVETSLLESIVSILTWSAGIYFDTGKTPGPAGNNHPLSSPHGVFKASDRSFNIACGNEPMWKKFVVVIGRPELGADERFKGTGRRVKNRDALTAEINRALVAHPAEHWIDLLNREGIPSGPILTIEEMFKHPQTAAREMLLRLPHPQLGEYLTTGLAAKLGATPGKITRPPILGEHTDEVLIAHGVPAADLKRLREDKVIA; encoded by the coding sequence ATGGCAGAACAACCGCCGCTCGACGGCATCAAAGTTGTCGATCTCACCCGCTACCTCGCAGGCCCGTTTTGCACGCAGATCCTCGGCGACTACGGCGCTGAAGTTTTGAAAATCGAGCCGGTGGAAAATGCGCGCGGCGAACTCGGCGATAGCGACAAGGACAGTTATTTTTTCCTCAGCACGAATCGATCGAAAAAGAGCGTATGCATCGATTTCAAAAAGCCCGCGGGCGGCGAACTCCTGATGCGCCTGATCGACGGCGCCGACGTGCTGGTCGATAATTTCCGGCCCGGCGTGATGGCCGCGATCGGGCTCGATTACGACACGCTGGCGCCGCGCAATCCACGCATCATTACGTGCAGCATCTCCGGCTTCGGCTCGACCGGTCCGCTGCGCGATTTTCCCGGCTTCGATCAGATCGCGCAGGGGATGTCCGGCCTGATGAGCGTGACGGGCACCGCGGAGAGCGGACCGACGCGGGTCGGCATCGCGATCTGCGATCTGCTCGGCGGAATTTTCTCGGCGCAGGGAATCCTGCTCGCGCTCGAAGCGCGCCATCGCACTGGCCGCGGTCAACCCGTCGAGACCTCGCTGCTCGAATCGATCGTGAGCATCCTGACCTGGTCGGCGGGCATCTATTTTGATACCGGCAAGACGCCTGGCCCGGCCGGCAACAATCATCCACTGTCGTCGCCGCATGGAGTGTTCAAGGCGTCCGATCGATCGTTCAACATCGCCTGCGGCAACGAGCCGATGTGGAAAAAGTTCGTGGTCGTGATCGGACGGCCGGAACTCGGCGCCGACGAACGATTCAAAGGGACCGGCCGCCGCGTGAAAAATCGCGACGCGCTCACGGCCGAGATCAATCGCGCGCTCGTGGCGCATCCGGCGGAGCACTGGATCGATCTGCTGAATCGCGAAGGCATCCCGTCCGGCCCGATTCTCACCATCGAGGAGATGTTCAAGCATCCGCAAACTGCCGCGCGCGAGATGCTGCTCCGCTTGCCGCATCCGCAACTGGGCGAGTACCTAACCACCGGCCTCGCCGCGAAACTTGGGGCTACGCCGGGAAAAATCACGCGCCCGCCGATCCTTGGCGAGCACACCGACGAGGTGCTGATCGCGCACGGCGTTCCCGCCGCGGACTTGAAACGCCTCCGCGAAGACAAAGTGATCGCTTAG
- a CDS encoding ABC transporter permease, whose amino-acid sequence MRPLIEIVNLTKTYVLGEVEVHALRGVSLTIERGEFVAIMGSSGSGKSTLMNMLGCLDQPTSGSYILEGEDVALLDESKLAAIRSKRIGFVFQNFNLLSRTSALENVELPLFYSAWTADGEHRASDLLKLVGLSGRELNHPNQLSGGQQQRVAIARALVNRPSILLADEPSGNLDSTNSAEIMDIITRLNREQGITVIVVTHDADIAAYADRVITFRDGAILSDTRKAAQPAAHAEATGVAQTTEQSPTAVRDEAWTFATMSLAAAARALRRNKMRAALTMLGIFIGVAAVIAMVAIGNGARSSVQAQIQSLGTNLIIVLPGATTASGVRAGYGSNSTLTVGDAETIKKQATAVSLVSYIDRQVAQVVAGNRNWSTSINGATASYLEVRDWPVEIGRNFSDSEEKNAAAVCLLGKTVALNLFGEGQNPIGSIVRVRNYPLRVIGVLSVKGQSNFGQDQDDVIIMPFNTAERKVLGVAAATAAPAPTAGVSGTSVFATVPATNPFGGARKITGVVNMIYAKTANADLVDAAMAQIAHTLHERHRIQPKQDDDFTIRSLSDIAQASESATKIMTMLLAAVASISLLVGGIGIMNIMLVSVTERTREIGIRMAVGARRIHIMLQFLVEAMMLSIVGGLAGIVLGIVVSSLVSMLAGWPTLLSPAAIAGGFIFSAAVGIFFGYYPARKASLLHPIEALRYE is encoded by the coding sequence ATGCGCCCATTAATCGAAATCGTTAACCTGACCAAGACCTACGTGCTGGGCGAGGTCGAGGTGCATGCGCTGCGCGGCGTCAGCCTGACTATCGAGCGCGGCGAGTTCGTCGCGATCATGGGCTCGTCGGGCTCCGGCAAATCGACGCTGATGAACATGCTCGGATGCCTCGATCAGCCGACCAGCGGCAGTTACATCCTCGAGGGCGAGGACGTAGCTCTACTCGACGAATCGAAACTGGCGGCAATTCGCAGCAAGCGGATCGGTTTCGTCTTTCAGAACTTCAACCTGTTGTCGCGGACCTCGGCGCTCGAGAACGTCGAGTTGCCGCTCTTTTATTCGGCGTGGACGGCGGACGGAGAGCATCGCGCCTCCGACCTGCTGAAACTGGTCGGGCTAAGCGGCCGCGAGCTGAATCATCCGAACCAACTCTCGGGCGGGCAGCAACAGCGCGTCGCGATCGCGCGGGCGCTGGTGAATCGTCCGTCGATACTGCTGGCGGACGAGCCGTCCGGCAATCTCGATTCGACCAACTCGGCCGAGATCATGGACATCATCACGCGGCTGAATCGCGAACAGGGCATCACGGTGATTGTGGTGACGCATGATGCCGATATCGCGGCTTACGCGGATCGAGTGATCACGTTTCGCGACGGCGCGATCCTGTCGGACACGCGCAAAGCGGCTCAGCCGGCGGCTCACGCAGAGGCCACGGGCGTCGCGCAAACGACCGAGCAATCACCGACCGCGGTGCGCGATGAGGCATGGACGTTCGCGACGATGTCGCTCGCGGCGGCGGCGCGCGCGCTCCGGCGCAACAAGATGCGTGCGGCGCTCACGATGCTCGGCATTTTTATCGGCGTGGCGGCGGTAATCGCGATGGTCGCGATCGGCAACGGCGCGCGCTCATCGGTGCAGGCGCAAATCCAGAGCCTCGGCACCAATCTGATTATCGTGCTGCCCGGCGCGACTACCGCAAGCGGCGTGCGCGCAGGATACGGCAGCAATTCGACGCTGACGGTTGGCGACGCCGAGACGATCAAGAAGCAAGCGACTGCGGTCAGCCTGGTGAGCTATATCGATCGGCAGGTGGCGCAGGTGGTCGCGGGCAATCGCAACTGGAGCACCAGTATCAACGGCGCGACGGCGAGCTATCTCGAGGTGCGCGACTGGCCGGTCGAGATCGGCAGGAATTTTTCCGACTCCGAGGAGAAGAACGCAGCCGCGGTTTGCCTGCTCGGCAAGACGGTCGCGCTCAATTTATTCGGCGAAGGGCAGAATCCGATCGGCTCGATCGTCCGCGTGCGCAACTATCCGCTGCGCGTAATCGGCGTGCTGTCGGTGAAGGGGCAGTCGAACTTCGGACAGGATCAGGACGACGTGATCATCATGCCGTTCAACACGGCAGAGCGAAAAGTTCTGGGCGTGGCGGCGGCGACTGCGGCGCCCGCGCCGACGGCGGGCGTCTCTGGTACGTCGGTATTCGCGACGGTGCCGGCCACGAATCCATTCGGCGGCGCGCGGAAGATTACGGGCGTGGTCAATATGATTTACGCCAAGACCGCGAACGCAGACTTGGTGGACGCGGCGATGGCGCAAATCGCGCACACGTTGCACGAGCGCCATCGTATTCAGCCCAAGCAGGACGACGACTTCACGATTCGAAGCCTCAGCGATATCGCGCAGGCGTCGGAAAGCGCGACCAAAATCATGACGATGCTGCTCGCAGCGGTGGCGTCGATTTCGCTGCTGGTCGGCGGCATCGGCATCATGAATATCATGCTGGTGTCGGTGACGGAGCGGACGCGCGAGATCGGAATCCGGATGGCGGTCGGCGCGCGCCGCATCCATATCATGCTGCAATTCCTGGTCGAGGCGATGATGCTGAGTATCGTCGGGGGACTCGCGGGAATCGTGCTGGGGATCGTGGTGTCGAGCCTGGTCTCGATGCTGGCGGGATGGCCGACGCTGCTCTCGCCGGCGGCAATCGCGGGCGGATTTATTTTTTCGGCGGCGGTCGGAATTTTCTTCGGCTACTACCCGGCGCGCAAGGCCTCGCTGCTGCATCCGATCGAAGCGCTGCGCTACGAGTAA
- a CDS encoding DUF445 family protein, translated as MNKDFFYAHKGGLTLAFAASVYAVSWAILFFTPWRDAARIAVSVAEAALVGGLCDYIALKMIFEEHVFLPGSGVLPRNREKLIEGIAHTIESEWLTPQMIGRKLNEMNLVSQLGSFLEEVKVHDLLGHAGLESILSRAIEYLESPEKLDRLEAVLKKALPKTFTRIYSLMNRLGADTLSSRIAANLRKRLPQLRNDPELVATVEDAFHEFGHQLHDPDSYAHRMARRLIDALVRRAVDASRGQISHMVRENLARFSNEQIRVQIESKTRTHLDWIRVNGVIFGAFFGLLFALSRIVLNHGPELIARLHAL; from the coding sequence ATGAACAAGGATTTCTTCTACGCCCACAAGGGTGGATTGACGCTGGCGTTTGCGGCTTCGGTGTATGCGGTGAGTTGGGCGATTTTGTTTTTCACGCCGTGGCGCGATGCCGCGCGGATTGCGGTGTCGGTGGCGGAGGCGGCGCTGGTCGGCGGGCTCTGCGATTACATCGCGCTCAAGATGATTTTCGAAGAACACGTCTTTCTGCCCGGTTCGGGCGTGCTGCCGCGCAACCGGGAGAAGCTGATCGAGGGAATCGCGCATACGATCGAGAGCGAATGGCTGACGCCGCAAATGATCGGGCGCAAGTTGAACGAGATGAATCTCGTGAGCCAGCTCGGCAGTTTTCTCGAGGAGGTCAAAGTGCACGACCTGCTCGGACACGCCGGACTGGAGAGCATCCTAAGCCGCGCGATCGAGTATCTCGAATCGCCCGAGAAGCTCGATCGGCTCGAGGCGGTGCTGAAGAAGGCGCTGCCGAAGACGTTTACCCGCATCTACTCGCTGATGAATCGGCTCGGCGCCGACACGCTGAGCTCGCGCATCGCGGCCAATCTGCGCAAACGCCTGCCGCAGCTCCGCAACGATCCCGAGCTGGTCGCGACGGTCGAGGATGCGTTCCACGAATTTGGGCATCAGTTGCACGATCCGGACAGCTATGCACATCGGATGGCGCGCAGATTGATCGACGCGTTGGTACGTCGGGCCGTGGACGCGAGCCGTGGGCAGATATCGCACATGGTGCGGGAAAATCTGGCGCGGTTTTCCAACGAGCAGATTCGCGTGCAGATCGAATCGAAGACGCGGACGCATCTCGACTGGATTCGAGTCAACGGCGTGATTTTCGGCGCGTTCTTCGGCTTGCTGTTCGCGCTATCGCGGATCGTGCTGAATCACGGCCCGGAGCTGATCGCCCGCCTGCACGCGCTGTGA
- the pgk gene encoding phosphoglycerate kinase → MPAQSITSLDLQNKKVLVRCDFNVPIQDGKIQDSGRIDASLDTIRYILQHGGSAILCSHLGRPKERSPELSLKPIAEYLSAALSQKIVLAPDCIGDHTGKMVEALKPGDALLLENLRFHREEEANDRDFSHELARHKQVYVNDAFGTAHRAHASTVGVTRFIAQRAAGFLMMRELEALRAVTENPERPSIAILGGAKVSDKIGVIKNLITKVDAILIGGAMAYTFLKAKGIAIGRSRVEDDKIELARELLALADSKKVKIVLPSDHIVAAEPEANLSTYSVSEIPSSMMALDIGPRTVEAFIAEIGRAKTVIWNGPLGFFEIPAFAEGTLKVGEALANQSGVKSIIGGGDTAAALAHAPWANKFTHISTGGGATLEYLEGIELPGVKALDV, encoded by the coding sequence ATGCCTGCTCAATCGATCACGAGCCTCGATCTCCAAAACAAGAAGGTGCTCGTGCGATGCGATTTCAACGTGCCGATCCAGGACGGCAAAATCCAGGATAGCGGGCGGATCGACGCGAGCCTCGATACCATTCGATACATATTGCAGCATGGCGGCAGCGCCATTCTGTGTTCGCACCTCGGACGGCCCAAGGAGCGGAGTCCCGAGCTGAGCCTCAAGCCGATCGCCGAATATCTCTCGGCCGCGCTCAGTCAGAAGATCGTGCTCGCGCCTGATTGCATCGGCGATCACACCGGCAAGATGGTCGAGGCGCTGAAGCCGGGCGACGCGCTCCTGCTCGAAAATCTGCGCTTTCATCGCGAGGAAGAAGCCAACGATCGCGATTTCTCTCACGAACTTGCGCGGCACAAACAAGTGTACGTCAACGACGCGTTCGGCACGGCGCATCGCGCTCACGCCTCGACCGTCGGCGTGACGCGGTTTATCGCGCAGCGCGCGGCCGGCTTCCTCATGATGCGCGAACTTGAAGCCTTGCGTGCGGTGACCGAGAATCCGGAGCGTCCTTCGATTGCAATTCTCGGCGGCGCTAAGGTCTCCGACAAGATCGGCGTGATCAAAAATCTGATCACCAAGGTGGACGCGATTCTGATCGGCGGCGCGATGGCCTACACGTTCCTGAAAGCCAAGGGTATCGCGATCGGCCGGTCGCGAGTCGAGGACGACAAAATCGAACTCGCGCGCGAACTGCTCGCGCTCGCCGATTCGAAGAAAGTCAAAATCGTGCTGCCATCCGATCACATTGTCGCCGCGGAGCCGGAAGCCAACCTCAGCACCTATTCGGTCAGCGAAATTCCGTCATCGATGATGGCGCTCGACATCGGTCCACGAACCGTCGAGGCATTTATCGCCGAAATCGGGCGCGCGAAAACCGTCATTTGGAACGGACCGCTCGGATTTTTCGAAATCCCCGCCTTCGCCGAAGGCACCCTGAAAGTCGGCGAGGCTCTCGCGAATCAAAGCGGAGTCAAATCGATCATCGGCGGCGGAGACACCGCGGCAGCCCTCGCTCACGCGCCATGGGCGAACAAGTTCACGCATATCTCGACCGGCGGCGGCGCGACGCTCGAGTACCTCGAAGGCATCGAACTGCCGGGAGTTAAAGCGCTCGACGTTTGA
- a CDS encoding HEPN domain-containing protein — translation MDYRDRILTEFQELLQESNQIIQNGGWNGSVQWERWPARDHYIRIRTRSLNLIGKSCGTQSDHFKALLSIATEDHSGEKSYLFPQCKGILEAARDDFQRNLLMDLKALVEAEVLGDVLEQAETLFSHGYLNPAASLAGAVLEDGLRRLCEQKGITNPSSTKIDSLNSELAKARVYEKLIQKRITAIADIRNNADHGHFDKFKKEDVDDMLKWVRRFLADYLK, via the coding sequence GTGGATTACCGCGATCGTATCTTGACCGAGTTCCAAGAATTACTCCAAGAATCGAACCAGATAATCCAGAATGGTGGCTGGAACGGTAGTGTGCAATGGGAAAGGTGGCCCGCCCGCGACCATTACATCCGAATCAGGACGCGATCGCTCAACCTTATAGGCAAATCTTGCGGCACGCAGAGCGATCACTTCAAAGCGCTGCTTAGCATAGCAACCGAAGATCATTCCGGTGAGAAAAGCTACTTATTCCCTCAGTGCAAAGGAATCCTTGAAGCAGCAAGAGACGATTTCCAGCGAAACCTTCTGATGGATCTGAAAGCCCTAGTGGAAGCGGAGGTATTGGGTGACGTGTTGGAGCAAGCTGAAACACTGTTCTCTCATGGGTACCTCAATCCCGCAGCGTCGTTGGCAGGAGCTGTCTTGGAGGATGGCTTACGACGCCTATGTGAACAAAAGGGCATTACAAATCCATCAAGTACAAAAATTGATTCGCTCAATTCTGAACTAGCAAAGGCGAGAGTTTACGAGAAGTTGATCCAGAAGCGTATCACCGCGATTGCAGATATACGGAATAATGCTGACCACGGGCATTTCGACAAGTTCAAGAAGGAAGACGTAGACGACATGCTGAAGTGGGTCCGGAGATTCCTCGCCGACTATTTGAAGTGA